The Rhizobium oryzihabitans genomic sequence ATGGTCCGAGCAGCACATGCATCTCGCCCTTGTCGATGGCAAGCTCGATGCTGTCGAGAACGGTGGCATTGCCATAGGTGGCGCTGACATTGTCGATCGCAAGATAGGTCATGATGCACGCTCCGTGTCCCGGACCATCAGAAAGGCGACCAGGGTAAAGGCAAGGATGAGCAGGAAATAGAGAATGACGATGACGCTGGTGATGCGGCCGCTGAGGCTGCGCTGCGCGAACATGTACATCTGCAGGGTTTCGAAATTGCCGCCGACCAGCATCTTGGCATAGACGAATTCGCTGAACAGCGTCGCGAAATTGAGCACGATCGCAACCGCGATGGATGGCAGGATGCTGGGCAGGACGACGCGCCGCAGGATGGCAAGGTCGCTCGCGCCAACCAGCCGGCCGGCATCCAGAAGTTCGGTGATGTCGAGATTGCGTAAACCGTTCTTCACCGCGATATAAAACATCGAAAAGCAAAGGGGCACATAGGTCAGCACCAGCACCAGCGGTGAGCCGCCGATCTGCAGCGGCGGGGCGGAAAATATCCTGAGATAACCGACCACGAGAATGATGCCGGGCGCTGCGTAGGGCAATATCACCAGCCGTGCGAACCAGCGGTCGAGCGCCGGCCAGTAGATATGGGCGGAGACGACCGCGGGGACGATGATGATCGTCGCAATCGTCAGGGCGGCAGCTGCAACCAGGGTGGAACGCAGGAGGGCCGCATGGAAACGCGGGTCCGACAGGATGGTGACGAAATTGCTGGCGGTCAGACCCGCCGGCAGCAGGGTTCCGGACCAGTCGGTCGCAACCGCATTCATCATGGTCGCCAGAAGCGGCGATATCATTACCAGCGCCATGACCCACAGAAACAGGCTCGATCCTCTTGAATGGCGCTGCGTCATCGGCGCTTTTCTCCCGCCAGTATCTGGCTTGCCGTGATGGGTGCGAGGAGCGCGAGCAGCAGACATATGGCAATCGCGTTGGCGAGATTGGGGTCTGAGAAGATATCGCCCGATACCAGTTCGCTGATGCGGATGGTGACGACATTGATGCTGGTGCCGGTGAGCGCGAAGGTCGTCGCGAAGGTGCCCATGGCGTTGGCGAAGAGCAGAATGGAGATTGCCACGAGCTGCCGCGCGACGGTCGGCATGCCAATTTTCAGCCAGAACCGCAGCTTTCCGACACCGATCAGCGCCGCCGCCTCTTCGATGTCCTGACCGACGGCGGTAAGTGCCGGCGTGATCAGGAGCGTCGCCAGCGCCACCTGGAAATAACAATAGGCGATGATGAGCCCGGTAAGGGAATAGACGTTGAAATCGTTGATCAGTCCCAATTCCTTCAGGAGAAGCGTGAACATGCCGTTCAGCCCGAAGAGGAAGATGAGCGCCATGGCGAGCGGCACGCCGGCGAAGTTGGCGCCGATATTGGCAAAGGCCATGACGGTGCGGCGGGTGCCGCCCGATCTTGCTCTCAACGCCACCGCCACCAGAAAGCCGAGGACGAGGCCCGCCGCCGTGCTTGCGAGCGAAATGATCGTCGTAGTCAAGAAGGACTGCAGGTAAAAGGCGTCGGTGAGGATGGTGCGATAATTGGCGAGCGACAGCGCGCCGCCGGCGATAAAACTGTCGCTGACGACACTCGCAAGCGGCCAGACGACGAGAATGGCGAGCACCACCAGAAAGGGTGCCGCCAGTAGCCGCATCTGGCGATTTTGCGTGCTCATACAGTCAATAATCCCTGCGGCACGGACAGACCGTGGTCGGGAATGGCGAGGAGCGTGCAGATCAGCCCGGCAATCTCCGTCTGCGAGAGCGTTGCGTCCGGATCGAGCGTGAAGCCGTCGCCGAAAGTATAGAAGGGCACCAAGGCCTCGGTTTCGTGCGGTCCGCCGTGGTTGCCGTCGTCACTCATGCCGTGATCGCTGGTGATGATGATGCTGTACCCCGCCGCCTGCCAGGCCGGCAGATAACGCGCCAAAAGATCTCCGGCAGTGCGGGCGGCGTTGCGATATTCCCGCGTGCCGCCGCCGTGCCTGTGGCCTTCATTGTCGATATTCATCGGGTGGATAAGAAGGAAATCGGGGCTGTGCCGGCGCAGCAGACCATCCGCATCGGCAAAGACATGGTCATCTGGATAGTGATCGGCCCAATAAAACGAGCCGTGGCGAATGCCGCCGTCGAAATTCTCGATATGGCGGAATTCCGGAGAGAACGGCGCCTGATTGTAAAGCTCGAAATACCAGTGATAGGCGGATGCGGCGGTGGAGCGCCCGGCAGCGCTTGCCAGCGAGAAAACATTGGGAAAACGGGACCGGCGAACCACACCATTGCTTGTGACGCCATGGGCGACCGGCGGCAACCCAGTCATCAGCGTTTCGTAAAGCGGTCGGGAAATTGATGGCAATTCGCTGCGCACCGCATAGGCTGCGGCCTTTCCGGCTGCGACCAGTCCCTCCATATAGCCGAGGCAGTCACGGGCCGTCGCATATCGCAGGCCATCCAGCAGGATGAAGATCGTCTTGTGCATCGCTTTTGTCTCGTCTGGTGATTGGTCAGGGCACCGGGCATTTTAACAGTGCGTTCCGCGGGCTTGAAGCCCGCGGAATATTCTTTCGGTTGCAGTCGTTCGCGCCCGATTACATCTTCGGGGCGACGCTGGCGCGCCAGAGGTTGACCAGCTTGCCGGCGGCCTGGGTCCAGACGGCGGCATTGATCGGGCGTGCCTTGGCATATTGTTCCGATGGCAGCAGGCGTTCCTTGGCCTGCGGCGTCAGGGTGATGCGGTCGATGCGGATCGGACGGGCGTAACCAACCGCCAGATTATTCTGGCCGGCATCGCTCAGGATATATTCGCGCGCCAGCTTGGCGGCATTTGGCTGCTTGGCGAACTTGTTGATGATGGTTGCGTAACCGCTGGTCACCGAGCCGTCCGAAGGAATGACGACCTTGAACTTCTCGCGGCCGACGACGTCGCGATAGTTGAGGGCGTTGAAGTCCCACATCGGTGCGACCTGGATTTCGCCCTTTTCCATGGTAGCCGGATTTGCACCATTGGCCAGCAGACGGCCTTTTTCAGCCAGCTTGGCGAAGAGATCGACGCCCGGCTGGAGGTTTTCTTCGCCGCCGCCCATGGCGATGGCGGCCGCCAGCACGGCGGCATTATCCTGCGCGCCCGAACCGACATTGGCGAGCGAAACCTTGTAGTCGCCCTTGAGCAGATCGGCCCAGGACGCGGGCGGGTTCTTGACGTCTGCGGAGATCAGGAAGGCGATCGTGCCGGTATAACCGATGACCCAATGACCGTCCTTGTCCTTGGCCCAGTCGGGGACCTGGTCCCAGGTTGTCGTCTTGTAAGGCTGGGTAACGCCGCGGGCCACCGCGATCGGGCCGAATTCGAGGCCGACATCGCCGATATCCGCTGTTGCATTGGCGCCTTCATTGGCGAATTTTGCGATTTCCTCGCCGCTGCTCATGTCAGTATCGGCGTGTTTCAGGCCGTATTTCTCGGTCAGTTGGGTCCAGGTGTCCTTCCAGTTCGCCCAGCCATCCGGCATGCCGACGCTGTAGATGGCGCCTTCCTTGCGGGCGGCGGCTTCGAGGGCCGGAAGGTCCTGTGCCTGAGCTGAAAGGGGAAGGGTGAAAACGGTAAGAAGGGAAAGGGAGAGTATCGAATTTCTCATGGGCTTTGCTCCTTGGTCTAGACCAGTTGCATGCTCATTATCCGTTGGCTATGACAGGCCAATGACGTTTTCAGCGCAGATGTAAAAGGCGCCCGCCATTTTTTTGACGGCCACTGAACGAAGGGCGATGATGTTGGGCAAAGAAGCGAACAGCGACCGAGTGGATATCGACGGCGGCCGGCGAGGTGGACTGGAGCAGCAATTGCGGCAGGCCATTGTCGCAGGCGATGTGGTGAAGGATGGTCGCCTTCTCTCCGAGCGGCAATTGATTGCACGATATTCCACCACGCGCATCACGCTGCGCGAGGCCCTCTTTCATCTTGAAATCGACGGGCTGATCTTTCGGGAAAGTCGGCGCGGCTGGTTTGTTTCCGGGCCGCGCCTGGTCTATAGCCCGCTGCACCGGTCGCACTTCCACCGCATGGCCACTGAGCAGGGACGGTCTGCCGAAACGATACTGGTTGAGGCCGAAGCCGCCGCGTTGCCGGAAGAGCTCGCCGCCCTGATGCGGTGCGAGCCGGGCACGCGGTTCTGGCGTATCCGCAGAAAGCGCAGGATCGACGGCCGGCTGGTGCTTTTCGTTGAGCATTATCTTTCGGCTGAGATTTTCCCGGACATCCTGCAGCATGATCTTACCCGGTCCCTGACGACGATTTATCAGGACAGCTATGCGATCACCTACGGCCCGGCCTATTTTGAAATCAACCCCGTCGCCTTGCGCGGATATCCGGCCCAGCATCTCGGCTGCAGCGAAGGGGCCTACGGCCTGAAAATCACGCGCGTCAATCAGGACCAGCACGGCCGCATCATCGATTGCGATCTCGAATATTGGCGCCATGACGCCATATCGGTGCGCGTTGAAACCGATCAGCAGGGTTCGCTTGCGGGCTGACACACGGGGCGGGATGCGGGGCTCTATTCTTCCACGGGTCCCGTCTCGCCGCCCGGTTCAGGCTCCGATGGTCGTGCCGACCGTGACGCGGCCGGGTAAGCGCCCGTCATGCTGGCAAACTGGATGTCGTTTTGCGCAAAGGCGTCCTTCAGCATCGAATAGGCCTTGCGGCGCACTACCGAGGATTGCCCGCCGGCGCGCAGCATCATGCCGAAGCCGAGTGTCATGCCGTATTCGCCGAAGTGCTCGACGCCTTTCAGCTTGACGGTCTCGATCAGGAACGGTCCGAATTCCGGGTCTTCCTTGAGCGCCCTGCCGATTTCCTTGGTGATGGCCTTGACCTTGGCGATGTCTGTATCGAAGGCGACGGTGACCATGAATTTGTCGATCGACCAGTCGCGGCTCATGTTTTCGACGGCGCCGAGCGATCCGAACGGCACGGTGAAGATCGGGCCGCGATGGTGCCGCAGCTTGACCGAGCGAATGCTGAAGGATTCGACGGTGCCGCGATAGGAGCCGCTCTGAATATATTCACCGACGCGGAAGGCGTCGTCGATCATGTAGAACACGCCACTGATGATGTCCTTGACCAGCGTTTGCGAACCGAAACCGATGGCGATGCCGAAGATGCCGGCGCTTGCCAGGAGAGGCCCAATATTGACGCCGAGTTCTGATAGCGCCGTCATGACCGCGACGGCCGCGATGATGATGCCGAGCATGTTGCGAAGGATCGGCAGAATGGTCAAAAGCCGGTCGTCCTGCGGCTGGCTGCCCGGATGGCCACTCACCGGATCAACGGCGGGTGCGCTCAGCTCCAGCCGACGCGCGATCATCGACTTGATGGCGATCCAGACGAGATCGGCTAGAAGCAGGATCAGCGCCCCGTGCAGGACGCCAACGACGATCGAGGTCAGCAAAGCGCCGTCGGGCAGGGAATCCGGATGGGCGCGAACGAGGAAGATCAGCCACACTATGGCGGTTCCGACGACGACAAGCCGCACGCCGCGCTCGGCCAGAACCGGGCGCAGATCGCTTTCCCCGTAGCTGCCCATATCCGTTGCGAGCTTTCGCGCCGCGACGCCGAGTGTGGAGGCAAGGCCGGGCAGAACAAGCGCATAAAGCCCGATCCAGAAAAGGACGCCGGCACCGGCGAGCCGCAGCCCGAAGAGAATGATGAGGCCGAAGATCAGCGCGACATCGATAGCCCTTGTGCGTTCCGAACCCGGCTCGCCGCCGGGGCGTCGCCAGATCCAGATGCCGGCGAGCAGGAACAGGAAACCGACCATGGCGGCGGATAGAAGGCCGAGCGTGTCGCGGGGAACGCCGAGATTTTCCAACGTCCTCAGCAGAGCCCAGAAAATTCCGGCAAGCGTCAGGAGCCATGTCCAGCGCACGATCCAGAAATCGCGCCGTGTATGGGCCTCCCGGCCAATGATCTGGCGCAACAGGCCGGTAAAGGCAAAAAGCAGGGGCAAAATGACGCTCATCGCAAGCCAGGGCAACAGAATGGCGCTCAGCAGGGGCGGCCACTGGATGGCAAGGAACATGGTCGTGATGGCGAGCCCGTAACCGAAGACGGGCAGGAGCTTTCGGAACACGACGGCCGAGGCTTCCTTGCCGATATCCGCGCCGTTTTTGCGGGATGCCTGCATCACGATGATCCGGTTCGTGGCGATGCCGCCGGCAATACCTGCGCCGAACAGGATCAGCACATGCAGCAGAAAGATGGGGGAACCATAGGCGCCGATCTCGTCGCCAAGTCTTCCCAGCGCCGCGGCCACCTGCGCCGACATGACGGGCAGGTCGGCTGCAATACGGGCCAGATGTTCGCGCCGTTTGCTCGCCCATTGGTCGAGGTCGCTCAACTGGCTCTGCGGCGTCAGTTGCGGCGGCGGCTCGGCACCCGTTGCCGCAAGCTTTTGCGTGAGCAGCGCACGAACGTCATCCTGCCCGAGAAGCTGCAGCAATTGATCGACCTTCTGCTCCGTCGTCTGTTGCGGGGCGGGCGGTTTGGCGGGGGCGGCAGTTCCTGTGCGCCAAGGCTGGCTGTCCCCAGCAGGAAAAGTGCGACGGCTGCGGCCGCAATTGCTCTGAGGAGTGAGGTGAGGGTGATCATCGGTCCGCTCCGCACCATCCAGGCAGATGCCGCGCATCGTGCGAGCGCGCCAACACCAGTGCTTCCGCCACGGCGTCCTCGAAGGAATGCCGCAGCTCTTTTTTGCCCACCCGGCGACGCAGGAAGTCGGCCCAGAGAAATTCGCTGAAAGGCGCCTCGATCTTGGCAAAACCGCCGGCGTCACGAACGGCGCCGGCCAGCGAGCGGAAAGGATCATCTTCCAGGTCCACGATCTGTTTCGGAAGATCGGCGGTGGGGCGGCGCACGCCGTCCGCGTCGAAAGGATAGACGAAGTTGCGGTGGTCCATGACCGACCAGAATTCCTCTTTGCCGAGATGGGAAAGATCGGCAACGATGCTTGTCAGCACATGCTTCACCCCCTCGTTGTGCAAGGCCAGAGCGAGGTGGTGATGATCGACAAGGTAAAGGCGCTGCTTGTAGCCGACAACGACGGGCACCATGTGGTGGCCGAGGAATTCGGCCCCCTTTTCCGCCTGGATGGCGGCCCATTGCCGGCGCTTGGTTTCAACCTCCTGAAGGCCGACTGTCATCTGTGTTGGCCTGAGCGAGAGGATTTCAACCGGGCTGAGATGCGGTTCAAGGTTGTTGGGCATGGCTCTCCTCCCGGCGCATGGCCGCCGTTACGGCATCATCGACGCTGAAATTGCTGCGGGCAACCATGTCGTTTCCGCCGCCGGCGAGCAGCAGATCCCGCACGTGGTCATGCACCCGCGCATAATAAACCACGATGCCGCTATGCTGCATCGAGGCATCGAACTCCAGAAGCGCATCGAGCGCGGTGGAATCCAGTTCGAATGTTTCCTCAAGGCTCAAGATCGCGACCCGCAGCTCCGGCCGGGCAGCGATCCGTTTGGTGACGGCGGCGAGGATCGGTTCCGCATTGCCAAAGAAAAGCGGCTGCGCGGGCCTGAGGATGATCATGCCGGACACATCCTTCGCATCCGGGTGGCGTTCGATGTCGACAAAGTCGTGGCTGTCGCCCAGCCGGCCGAGATGCATGACGTGCGGCAGCGACAGCCGGCGAACGAAGACGGCGAAGGACAGGGCGACCGCGACCAGCATGCCGTTGAGAACACCGAATGCAAGCACGCTGGCCGCAGCCGCAAGCGCCAGATAGGCATCGTTGCCAAGCCGCCAGAGACGGATGATCGGTGTGGGATCGAGCGCGTGCAGAAGCGCCACGGCAATGACGGCGGCAAGAACCGCTTGCGGAATGAAAGCGAACCAGCCGGACGCGACGAGGCTGAAGGCGGCAAGGCCGATTGCAGCGATGGCCGAGGCGAGCCGGCTCTGCGGGCCGACCGCCTCGCTTGCCGCCCCTGCGGAAAAACCCGCGCCGACCGGCATGCCCTGCACGGCGGCGCTGGCAATATTGGCAAGCCCGAACGCTCTTAGTTCACGATTGGAATCGACGCTCTCGCCGTGACGCAGCGAAAAGCTGCGCACCGTGCCCCAGGATTCCGCAAAGAGAATGAGGACGAGCGGCGGCGCGAAGCGGGCGACATGGGCGACGTCGTCAAGCGAAACCGAGAACGGTCCGGCCCATATGCCGGCAAGGTCAATCGCGCCGACGACGGCGACCCCCCGGCTTTGAAGATTGAGCAATATCGACACGGCGATGCCGGCCACGATGACGACGAGGCTGCCGGGAATGGCCGGACGTCTGCGCAGGAGAAGCAGCACGGCAAGGGCAATTACGCCGACGGCGATGCTGTCAGGGTTCCAGTCCTGAGGATGAGACAGGATTTGCAGGAGTATGGCCAGCGGTTCTCCGGTCGTTTCCTTTATTCCGAACAGGCTCGGCAATTGCTTGATCGTGATGAGAATGGCGAGGCCGAAAGCAAAACCACGCAGCACCGGACGCGAGATCACACTCGACAGCGCGCCGAGCCGGGTGACGGCCGCAAGAAGAAACAGCACGCCCACCAGAGCAACCGTAATGGCAACGAGCAGCATCTTCTGCGCGGGCGTGACGGAAAGCGTTGCCAGCATGGCCGCCAGAATTGCCGCGGAAGAGGATGTGGGCGAGACAACCGCAAAACGGCTCTGGCCAAAGAAAGCGTAAACGATGCAGCCCATGATGGCGGCGAGGATGGCGTGCTGGGCCGGAACGCCGGCAATGCCCGAATAGGCGATGGCTTCCGGCAACATCAGGCCGGCAATCGACAATCCCGCAATCACATCGCGCCGGTTTACTGTTACGGGCATGGAGTGGCGACCGCATTGACGGTGACAAAGGCAAGGAAACTTTCACCCGGTAAGATCACGATTCTCCACCATGTTCCCAATGGGATAGAAGTTTCACCCATTGCGGATGCAAGTCA encodes the following:
- a CDS encoding ParB-like protein produces the protein MPNNLEPHLSPVEILSLRPTQMTVGLQEVETKRRQWAAIQAEKGAEFLGHHMVPVVVGYKQRLYLVDHHHLALALHNEGVKHVLTSIVADLSHLGKEEFWSVMDHRNFVYPFDADGVRRPTADLPKQIVDLEDDPFRSLAGAVRDAGGFAKIEAPFSEFLWADFLRRRVGKKELRHSFEDAVAEALVLARSHDARHLPGWCGADR
- a CDS encoding mechanosensitive ion channel family protein; translated protein: MLQLLGQDDVRALLTQKLAATGAEPPPQLTPQSQLSDLDQWASKRREHLARIAADLPVMSAQVAAALGRLGDEIGAYGSPIFLLHVLILFGAGIAGGIATNRIIVMQASRKNGADIGKEASAVVFRKLLPVFGYGLAITTMFLAIQWPPLLSAILLPWLAMSVILPLLFAFTGLLRQIIGREAHTRRDFWIVRWTWLLTLAGIFWALLRTLENLGVPRDTLGLLSAAMVGFLFLLAGIWIWRRPGGEPGSERTRAIDVALIFGLIILFGLRLAGAGVLFWIGLYALVLPGLASTLGVAARKLATDMGSYGESDLRPVLAERGVRLVVVGTAIVWLIFLVRAHPDSLPDGALLTSIVVGVLHGALILLLADLVWIAIKSMIARRLELSAPAVDPVSGHPGSQPQDDRLLTILPILRNMLGIIIAAVAVMTALSELGVNIGPLLASAGIFGIAIGFGSQTLVKDIISGVFYMIDDAFRVGEYIQSGSYRGTVESFSIRSVKLRHHRGPIFTVPFGSLGAVENMSRDWSIDKFMVTVAFDTDIAKVKAITKEIGRALKEDPEFGPFLIETVKLKGVEHFGEYGMTLGFGMMLRAGGQSSVVRRKAYSMLKDAFAQNDIQFASMTGAYPAASRSARPSEPEPGGETGPVEE
- a CDS encoding SulP family inorganic anion transporter, with product MPVTVNRRDVIAGLSIAGLMLPEAIAYSGIAGVPAQHAILAAIMGCIVYAFFGQSRFAVVSPTSSSAAILAAMLATLSVTPAQKMLLVAITVALVGVLFLLAAVTRLGALSSVISRPVLRGFAFGLAILITIKQLPSLFGIKETTGEPLAILLQILSHPQDWNPDSIAVGVIALAVLLLLRRRPAIPGSLVVIVAGIAVSILLNLQSRGVAVVGAIDLAGIWAGPFSVSLDDVAHVARFAPPLVLILFAESWGTVRSFSLRHGESVDSNRELRAFGLANIASAAVQGMPVGAGFSAGAASEAVGPQSRLASAIAAIGLAAFSLVASGWFAFIPQAVLAAVIAVALLHALDPTPIIRLWRLGNDAYLALAAAASVLAFGVLNGMLVAVALSFAVFVRRLSLPHVMHLGRLGDSHDFVDIERHPDAKDVSGMIILRPAQPLFFGNAEPILAAVTKRIAARPELRVAILSLEETFELDSTALDALLEFDASMQHSGIVVYYARVHDHVRDLLLAGGGNDMVARSNFSVDDAVTAAMRREESHAQQP
- a CDS encoding ABC transporter permease gives rise to the protein MSTQNRQMRLLAAPFLVVLAILVVWPLASVVSDSFIAGGALSLANYRTILTDAFYLQSFLTTTIISLASTAAGLVLGFLVAVALRARSGGTRRTVMAFANIGANFAGVPLAMALIFLFGLNGMFTLLLKELGLINDFNVYSLTGLIIAYCYFQVALATLLITPALTAVGQDIEEAAALIGVGKLRFWLKIGMPTVARQLVAISILLFANAMGTFATTFALTGTSINVVTIRISELVSGDIFSDPNLANAIAICLLLALLAPITASQILAGEKRR
- a CDS encoding alkaline phosphatase family protein — translated: MHKTIFILLDGLRYATARDCLGYMEGLVAAGKAAAYAVRSELPSISRPLYETLMTGLPPVAHGVTSNGVVRRSRFPNVFSLASAAGRSTAASAYHWYFELYNQAPFSPEFRHIENFDGGIRHGSFYWADHYPDDHVFADADGLLRRHSPDFLLIHPMNIDNEGHRHGGGTREYRNAARTAGDLLARYLPAWQAAGYSIIITSDHGMSDDGNHGGPHETEALVPFYTFGDGFTLDPDATLSQTEIAGLICTLLAIPDHGLSVPQGLLTV
- a CDS encoding ABC transporter permease, which codes for MTQRHSRGSSLFLWVMALVMISPLLATMMNAVATDWSGTLLPAGLTASNFVTILSDPRFHAALLRSTLVAAAALTIATIIIVPAVVSAHIYWPALDRWFARLVILPYAAPGIILVVGYLRIFSAPPLQIGGSPLVLVLTYVPLCFSMFYIAVKNGLRNLDITELLDAGRLVGASDLAILRRVVLPSILPSIAVAIVLNFATLFSEFVYAKMLVGGNFETLQMYMFAQRSLSGRITSVIVILYFLLILAFTLVAFLMVRDTERAS
- a CDS encoding ABC transporter substrate-binding protein — encoded protein: MRNSILSLSLLTVFTLPLSAQAQDLPALEAAARKEGAIYSVGMPDGWANWKDTWTQLTEKYGLKHADTDMSSGEEIAKFANEGANATADIGDVGLEFGPIAVARGVTQPYKTTTWDQVPDWAKDKDGHWVIGYTGTIAFLISADVKNPPASWADLLKGDYKVSLANVGSGAQDNAAVLAAAIAMGGGEENLQPGVDLFAKLAEKGRLLANGANPATMEKGEIQVAPMWDFNALNYRDVVGREKFKVVIPSDGSVTSGYATIINKFAKQPNAAKLAREYILSDAGQNNLAVGYARPIRIDRITLTPQAKERLLPSEQYAKARPINAAVWTQAAGKLVNLWRASVAPKM
- a CDS encoding UTRA domain-containing protein, whose protein sequence is MMLGKEANSDRVDIDGGRRGGLEQQLRQAIVAGDVVKDGRLLSERQLIARYSTTRITLREALFHLEIDGLIFRESRRGWFVSGPRLVYSPLHRSHFHRMATEQGRSAETILVEAEAAALPEELAALMRCEPGTRFWRIRRKRRIDGRLVLFVEHYLSAEIFPDILQHDLTRSLTTIYQDSYAITYGPAYFEINPVALRGYPAQHLGCSEGAYGLKITRVNQDQHGRIIDCDLEYWRHDAISVRVETDQQGSLAG